From a region of the Fundulus heteroclitus isolate FHET01 unplaced genomic scaffold, MU-UCD_Fhet_4.1 scaffold_28, whole genome shotgun sequence genome:
- the LOC118559366 gene encoding spore coat protein SP96-like: MAEDNTESSQWRESEVADLIHIWKDSSIQTKLEGSYRNRGIFENISREMADRGYKRSWIQCQWKIKSLRAKYKEAKDINKRSGRGRVTCSFYEELDRVLGDKPSIQPLYLVDSCFAGEEPEERSPGPAANTGGSGGSGSSDTGDGMLASPSTPASTSEESSTPRTDDSSFNSSTPSTSSGFLREIKPPSSATVLPGSNAAFTALQSKSTSYSSIPVSCSSRSIQHQASVLSSGFKSTTAVQQCSITFTCHTILL; the protein is encoded by the exons ATGGCGGAAGATAACacggagagcagtcaatggagagaaagtgAGGTTGCTGATTTAATTCATATTTGGAAAGATAGCTCGATTCAGACCAAACTCGAAGGGTCTTACCGGAACCGGGGgatatttgaaaacatttccCGAGAAATGGCCGATCGGGGATACAAACGCTCCTGGATCCAATGCCAATGGAAAATCAAGAGCCTCCGGGCCAAATATAAGGAGGCTAAAGACATAAACAAACGAAGCGGACGTGGACGTGTCACCTGTTCATTTTACGAAGAGCTGGACCGTGTTTTGGGAGACAAGCCCAGCATTCAACCACTATACCTGGTGGATAGCTGCTTTGCTGGAGAGGAGCCCGAGGAGAGGAGCCCAGGTCCTGCCGCAAACACAGGCGGCAGCGGCGGCAGTGGCAGCAGTGATACAG GTGATGGGATGCTTGCCTCACCTTCAACTCCTGCCTCAACCTCAGAGGAAAGTTCTACACCAAGAACTGATGATTCAAGCTTTAACAGCAGTACACCATCTACATCCTCTGGCT TTCTTAGAGAGATCAAGCCACCCTCCTCAGCCACCGTTTTACCAGGCTCCAATGCAGCCTTCACAGCCTTACAGTCCAAGAGCACCTCCTACTCATCCATCCCCGTTTCCTGTAGTTCCAGGTCCATCCAACATCAGGCCTCTGTCCTTTCTTCAGGATTTAAATCAACCACTGCTGTTCAACAGTGCTCAATCACATTCACATGTCACACAATCCTTTTGTGA